One genomic segment of Sebastes fasciatus isolate fSebFas1 chromosome 17, fSebFas1.pri, whole genome shotgun sequence includes these proteins:
- the fkbp9 gene encoding peptidyl-prolyl cis-trans isomerase FKBP9 has protein sequence MIQVVQVMLFLSVLVAFAACDAPPVPLDDILIEKTFVPEECVRAVKVGDYVRYHYNGVFPDGKKFDSSYDRGSTYNVFVGKKQLIAGMDKALVGMCINQRSLVKIPPHLAYGKQGYGDIIPADSILHFDVLLLDVWNPEDGVQSKTYHTPSTCSRKVEVSDYIRYHYNGTLLDGTLFDSSHTRMRTYDTYVGIGWLIAGMDQGLLGMCVGERRIITMPPSLGYGENGDGSDIPGQASLVFDVILLDLHNPRDGITVTNQMVPVPCERKSVTGDFVRYHYNGSLLDGTFFDSSYSRNRTYDTYVGKGYVIAGMDEGLIGVCVGERRTVTIPPHLGYGEEGTGTKIPGSAVLVFDIHIIDFHNPSDNTVVTVTHKPEECVKQTKKGDFVKYHYNASLMDGSSIDSTYNYGKTYNIVLGANQVVPGMEEGLMDMCVGEKRHLVIPPHLGYGERGVTDEVPGSAVLVFDIELVDFEEGLPEGYMFIWNEDVSTDLFTEMDKDKNEQVEPSEFTDYIMQQVNDGKGRLAPGFDPYRIIDNMFSNQDRDGDGKITEAEFKLKADETSTHDEL, from the exons ATGATCCAGGTTGTGCAGGTGATGCTGTTTCTGTCGGTTCTGGTGGCGTTCGCCGCCTGCGACGCTCCTCCGGTCCCGTTAGACGACATCCTCATTGAGAAAACTTTCGTGCCGGAGGAGTGTGTGCGCGCAGTCAAAGTGGGGGATTATGTCAGGTATCACTACAACGGTGTGTTCCCGGACGGCAAGAAGTTCGACTCGAG ttATGACCGTGGCAGCACCTACAATGTGTTTGTTGGAAAGAAGCAGCTGATCGCAGGGATGGACAAAGCTCTGGTGGGGATGTGCATAAACCAGAGAAGCCTGGTCAAGATCCCACCTCACCTCGCGTACGGCAAACAGGGATACG gtGACATCATCCCTGCCGACTCCATCCTCCATTTTGACGTCCTGCTGCTCGACGTGTGGAACCCGGAGGACGGCGTCCAGTCCAAAACCTACCACACACCTTCCACATGCTCCAGAAAGGTGGAGGTGTCTGACTACATCCGCTACCACTACAATGGCACCCTGTTGGACGGGACGCTCTTTGATTCCAG CCACACCCGTATGCGTACCTACGACACTTACGTTGGGATCGGGTGGCTGATCGCCGGTATGGATCAGGGCCTTCTGGGAATGTGTGTTGGAGAGAGACGCATCATCACTATGCCACCATCACTTGGATATGGAGAGAACGGAGACG gcaGCGACATCCCAGGACAGGCGTCTCTGGTATTTGACGTCATTCTCCTGGACCTCCACAACCCCAGAGACGGGATCACAGTGACCAATCAGATGGTGCCCGTGCCCTGCGAGAGGAAGTCCGTCACTGGAGACTTTGTGCGTTACCACTACAACGGCAGCCTCCTTGATGGAACATTTTTTGATTCCAG ctaCTCTCGTAATCGTACATATGACACCTATGTGGGTAAAGGCTACGTGATCGCTGGCATGGACGAGGGTCTGATTGGAGTCTGTGTCGGAGAGAGACGCACCGTCACCATCCCCCCGCATCTTGGCTATGGAGAGGAgggcacag GCACTAAGATCCCTGGTTCAGCTGTGCTGGTGTTTGACATTCACATCATCGACTTCCACAACCCGTCAGATAACACCGTGGTCACCGTCACTCACAAGCCAGAAGAGTGTGTTAAGCAAACCAAGAAAGGAGACTTTGTCAAATATCACTACAACGCCTCTCTGATGGACGGCTCGTCCATCGACTCCAC GTATAACTATGGAAAGACATACAACATCGTCCTGGGAGCTAACCAGGTCGTCCCGGGGATGGAGGAAGGCCTGATGGACATGTGTGTGGGGGAGAAAAGACACCTTGTTATTCCTCCTCATCTGGGCTATGGGGAGAGAGGAGTCA ctgaTGAAGTCCCAGGGAGCGCTGTGCTGGTGTTTGACATCGAGCTGGTAGACTTCGAGGAAGGACTTCCTGAAGGCTACATGTTCATCTGGAACGAAGACGTGTCCACCGACCTCTTCACCGAGATGGACAAAGACAAGAACGAGCAAGTGGAGCCCTCTGAG TTCACTGACTACATCATGCAGCAGGTGAACGACGGTAAAGGCCGCCTGGCTCCTGGCTTCGATCCTTATCGCATCATTGACAACATGTTCTCCAACCAGGACCGCGACGGAGACGGAAAGATCACAGAGGCGGAGTTCAAACTTAAAGCAGACGAAACCTCCACCCATGACGAGCTATGA